The Mytilus galloprovincialis chromosome 7, xbMytGall1.hap1.1, whole genome shotgun sequence genome has a window encoding:
- the LOC143084019 gene encoding large ribosomal subunit protein eL15-like, protein MGAYKYMQEIYRKKQSDVMRFLLRIRCWQYRQLSSIHRAPRPTRPDKARRLGYRAKQGYVIYRVRVRRGGRKRPVPKGCTYGKPKTHGINQLKFQRSHRSIAEERVGRKCGALRVLSSYWVAQDSSYKYYEIILVDPFHKTIRRDAKINWLCNPVHKHRELRGLTSAGKSSRGLGKGHCFTKTIGGSRRAAWKRNTTVSLRRKR, encoded by the exons ATGGGAGCCTACAAGTACATGCAGGAAATCTACAGGAAGAAGCAGAGTGATGTCATGAGATTTTTGCTTCGTATAAGATGCTGGCAATATCGTCAGCTGTCCTCAATCCATCGTGCTCCAAGACCAACTCGTCCAGACAAGGCACGTCGTCTTGGATACAGAGCTAAACAag GATATGTTATATACAGAGTTCGTGTCCGTAGAGGAGGTCGTAAACGTCCAGTACCCAAAGGATGTACATATGGTAAACCCAAAACTCATGGAATCAATCAACTGAAGTTCCAAAGATCACACAGGTCTATTGCTGAG gAACGTGTTGGTCGTAAATGTGGAGCTCTCCGAGTATTGAGTTCCTACTGGGTGGCTCAAGATTCTTCCTACAAATATTATGAGATCATTTTGGTAGATCCATTCCACAAGACCATCAGGAGAGATGCCAAGATTAACTGGCTTTGCAATCCTGTTCACAAGCACAGAGAATTGAGAGGACTAACTTCAGCAGGAAAATCCTCCCGTGGACTTGGAAAGGGACATTGCTTTACCAAAACAATTGGTGGATCCCGTCGTGCTGCTTGGAAGCGCAACACTACTGTCAGTCTACGAAGGAAGCGTTAA
- the LOC143084018 gene encoding uncharacterized protein LOC143084018 yields the protein MMRSFQHRLIFLSVLLGILLVKTSLVSGFALDDTAPATQQIFLLRDNEDTTDEGLPGLSGILGLFVLLSIVPSLLRPSSPRTTAGGGGVVGGGSGGGGVVCSAVTCPAGYSKLDDQQISPNCYLFSGKNDARSWHSADAVCTSTSGAHLLVPDSLAEMEALRKKFGIGDNDVDVWTGANDLKSSGNFMFKVNNKKFDFNALPFGIENEVGMRGRTSCVEIELNSDGIWGWDADDCDEQENYICELPVKCNGG from the exons ATGATGCGGTCTTTCCAG cACCGACTGATCTTTCTGTCAGTATTACTTGGTATACTCCTTGTAAAGACTTCTTTGGTCAGCGGTTTTGCTCTAGATGACACAgcgccagcaacccaacaaattTTCCTGTTGAGAGATAACGAAGACACTACGGATGAAG GTTTACCAGGTTTATCAGGCATTCTTGGACTATTTGTATTACTGTCGATTGTTCCATCGTTGTTAAGGCCTTCTTCACCAC GTACAACAGCTGGAGGTGGTGGTGTAGTTGGAG GTGGAAGCGGAGGAGGAGGTGTAGTTTGTTCAGCAGTCACGTGTCCGGCTGGTTATTCAAAGCTTGACGATCAACAAATCAGTCCCAACTGTTACTTGTTTAGTGGAAAAAACGATGCAAGGAGTTGGCATTCTGCTGAT GCCGTTTGTACCAGTACTAGTGGAGCTCATCTCTTAGTACCTGATAGTCTAGCAGAGATGGAGGCACTCCGAAAGAAATTTGGCATTG GTGACAATGATGTGGATGTTTGGACTGGTGCTAACGATTTAAAGAGTTCCGGGAACTTTATGTTTAAAGTAAACAACAAAAAGTTTGATTTCAATGCTCTGCCATTTGGAATAG aAAATGAAGTGGGCATGCGTGGCAGAACTAGCTGTGTAGAAATAGAACTTAACAGTGATGGTATTTGGGGTTGGGACGCTGATGATTGTGATGAGCAAGAAAACTATATTTGCGAGCTACCAGTA AAATGCAATGGTGGTTAG